A single Oligoflexia bacterium DNA region contains:
- a CDS encoding class I SAM-dependent methyltransferase: MAKSRVRSQVETYQKQLLAHGDHPTSLFQTLETQTLRFDHMMQRILETSAGGFTLHDVGCGLGHLHEYLNKKKVKHRYSGSDIVPEAVALFHQKFPKLKVKCADFLSLNTNKKYDFVVCNGILHFPAGTDSSQWRNFGYKLIKHMFTNAKKGVAFNFLTTYKTTENHSLFYFDPKDVFDFSQKHLSRFVHLDHAYPLYEATITVFTKEYMQTRFKQATFKKYFR, from the coding sequence ATGGCGAAATCAAGAGTCAGGTCACAAGTCGAAACATATCAAAAACAGCTTCTGGCACATGGCGATCATCCCACTTCACTATTTCAAACCTTAGAAACTCAAACCCTTCGCTTTGATCACATGATGCAAAGAATCTTAGAAACAAGTGCTGGGGGATTCACCCTTCACGATGTAGGCTGCGGCCTTGGTCACCTTCACGAATATCTTAATAAAAAAAAGGTAAAGCATCGCTACTCTGGTTCAGATATTGTTCCTGAAGCAGTAGCTCTCTTCCACCAGAAGTTCCCTAAACTTAAAGTGAAATGCGCTGACTTCTTATCTCTAAACACCAATAAAAAATATGATTTCGTGGTCTGCAATGGGATTTTACATTTTCCGGCAGGAACCGACAGTTCTCAGTGGAGAAACTTTGGATACAAACTCATCAAGCACATGTTTACGAATGCAAAAAAAGGAGTCGCTTTTAACTTCTTAACAACTTACAAAACCACAGAAAATCATTCTTTGTTTTATTTTGACCCTAAGGATGTCTTTGATTTTAGCCAAAAACATCTATCGCGCTTTGTGCACCTTGATCATGCCTACCCTCTCTATGAAGCGACAATTACGGTTTTTACAAAAGAATATATGCAGACCCGCTTCAAGCAGGCCACCTTTAAAAAATATTTTCGCTAG
- a CDS encoding MBOAT family O-acyltransferase, whose translation MGGFLDTLIFLSVIAVSWLSTWLAHHFPEYKKPFLGMGISVMALHLFFWKYAPRLSGEVIKIYPDFLGGNKLILPLPVGISFFTLQGIAYLIDFARGAASFIPFKEYTLFKSFFAQLVAGPIVRVHELLPQLRKLRTPSLDDISIGLSFFCMGFFKKIMIADRCAPLVNQAFANPGAFSRQNLIIAVLGYAAQIWADFSGYTDMGRGVARILGIHLPENFLSPYLEKSSSEFWTRWHITLSQWIRDYIYIPMGGNRGSRFHSSLTLLAAMAISGVWHGANWTFLIWGLYHGLLLIGQRAIRWSGLQSFINQSFLWIPSNKSHSILILKIFLLRKACALLCRNNIKCSK comes from the coding sequence TTGGGCGGGTTTTTAGACACCCTTATTTTTCTATCTGTCATTGCAGTATCATGGCTATCTACTTGGCTAGCACATCATTTTCCAGAGTATAAAAAACCATTTCTTGGCATGGGCATTTCTGTAATGGCCCTTCATTTGTTTTTTTGGAAATACGCCCCCCGGCTCTCTGGTGAAGTGATTAAAATTTATCCAGATTTTCTTGGTGGTAATAAATTAATATTACCCCTGCCTGTGGGGATCAGCTTTTTTACTCTTCAAGGAATTGCGTATCTTATCGACTTTGCAAGAGGTGCGGCTAGTTTCATTCCTTTTAAAGAATATACTCTGTTTAAAAGTTTTTTTGCACAATTGGTGGCGGGGCCCATTGTCAGAGTTCATGAACTTTTACCTCAATTAAGAAAACTGCGAACTCCAAGTCTTGACGATATCTCAATAGGACTTTCTTTTTTCTGCATGGGCTTTTTTAAAAAAATCATGATCGCTGATCGCTGCGCCCCTTTAGTGAATCAGGCTTTTGCAAACCCAGGTGCCTTTAGTCGACAAAATCTTATTATCGCTGTTTTGGGCTACGCTGCACAAATATGGGCTGATTTTAGCGGATACACAGATATGGGGCGGGGAGTAGCTCGTATTTTAGGCATTCATCTGCCTGAGAACTTTCTCTCACCTTACTTGGAAAAATCATCATCAGAATTTTGGACCAGATGGCATATTACCTTAAGCCAATGGATCCGTGATTATATCTACATCCCCATGGGTGGAAACCGCGGCAGTCGTTTTCATTCAAGCCTAACCTTGCTTGCAGCCATGGCCATCTCTGGAGTGTGGCACGGCGCTAATTGGACATTTTTAATCTGGGGTTTGTACCATGGCTTGTTATTAATCGGACAAAGAGCCATCCGCTGGTCAGGTCTTCAATCATTTATTAATCAGAGTTTTTTATGGATACCGTCAAACAAATCGCACTCTATTTTGATTTTAAAAATATTTCTTCTTAGAAAAGCCTGTGCATTACTTTGCCGAAATAATATTAAATGCTCAAAATAA
- a CDS encoding NAD(P)-binding protein, which produces MRAEKKEVVIAGAGLPSLLLALKIAEDHPQNKILILEKNAELGGMFRSFDYGEHGFFDHGMHIIYETCIPAIDDVIGSVLDKDQWIFLEGNRKDIAGIYYNNQLQKDTPYVDFRNLKLKNRLRYTGGFFYNLALTLKGEPSFDNAEEALRWRFGKLVSNEVFEPILRKLYSRNLTELAPFATQLLAMNRIALFDKKVMLKLMKSDAIRARVAYPDQLNLPNFRPNNQRGLYPKKFGMFRVMNAIEKKLNKYGVKIQTSADIKELQVEGKTLKSVHYVTRESGAQTVSADHLYWGAGTPPLAMLLKMPTRALKIDKNPPGRFVNLIFDTPPNMGELYYFYCFEPGFQTFRVTRYGNYCADADEKGLYRVCIELWPQNEEEALKTQPLEVALSELKKFGVITDKHRLVFSAVEIQAAGFPLPTVGNISNHKIIRDFIVSQNISNITPIGALAEEGVFFLKDVLIDTFAKAKLRGHIHESN; this is translated from the coding sequence ATGCGTGCTGAGAAAAAAGAAGTCGTTATCGCCGGTGCGGGGTTGCCATCCCTGCTCCTCGCTCTGAAAATAGCCGAAGACCATCCTCAAAACAAAATATTAATACTAGAAAAAAATGCAGAGCTAGGTGGAATGTTTCGCAGTTTTGATTATGGAGAACATGGTTTTTTTGACCATGGAATGCATATCATTTACGAAACATGCATCCCTGCCATCGACGATGTCATTGGCAGCGTTCTTGATAAAGACCAATGGATTTTCTTAGAAGGAAACCGCAAAGACATTGCAGGAATTTACTATAATAACCAACTGCAAAAAGACACTCCTTACGTAGACTTCAGAAATCTGAAACTCAAGAATAGGCTACGCTACACGGGAGGCTTCTTTTATAACTTAGCACTGACACTGAAGGGCGAGCCGTCTTTTGACAATGCAGAAGAAGCTCTTCGTTGGCGATTTGGAAAACTTGTTTCCAATGAGGTTTTCGAACCCATCTTGCGCAAACTTTACTCTCGAAATCTCACCGAACTTGCTCCATTTGCTACTCAATTATTGGCTATGAATCGCATTGCCCTTTTTGACAAAAAGGTCATGCTCAAATTGATGAAATCAGACGCCATAAGAGCTCGCGTGGCTTATCCAGATCAATTAAATCTGCCTAACTTTAGACCTAACAATCAGCGCGGCTTGTATCCCAAAAAATTTGGCATGTTCAGAGTCATGAATGCCATAGAAAAAAAATTAAATAAGTATGGTGTCAAAATTCAGACATCGGCAGATATTAAAGAACTACAGGTTGAGGGTAAAACTTTAAAATCTGTACATTATGTAACTCGCGAAAGTGGGGCCCAAACGGTCTCTGCAGATCATCTTTATTGGGGCGCAGGAACACCGCCTTTGGCTATGTTGCTTAAGATGCCAACGCGCGCTCTCAAAATCGATAAAAATCCTCCGGGCAGATTTGTAAACCTTATTTTCGACACCCCACCCAATATGGGTGAGCTCTACTACTTTTATTGCTTTGAACCTGGGTTTCAAACTTTCAGAGTCACCCGCTACGGAAATTATTGCGCTGATGCCGACGAAAAAGGCCTGTACCGTGTCTGTATTGAACTGTGGCCCCAAAATGAAGAAGAAGCACTGAAAACACAGCCATTAGAGGTAGCACTTTCTGAGCTTAAAAAATTTGGCGTCATCACTGACAAACACCGTCTTGTTTTTTCTGCTGTAGAAATACAGGCCGCTGGATTTCCACTGCCAACAGTTGGAAATATTTCTAACCATAAAATAATTAGAGATTTCATCGTCAGTCAGAATATCTCCAACATCACTCCCATAGGAGCCTTAGCTGAAGAAGGAGTTTTCTTTTTGAAAGACGTCCTAATTGATACTTTCGCAAAAGCAAAACTAAGAGGACATATCCATGAATCCAATTAG
- a CDS encoding WbqC family protein, which translates to MQKKTAVIQSNYLPWKGYFDIIHDVEVFVFYDDVQFTKNDWRNRNKIKTDKGASWLTIPVGKDINRLICEVELSTHEWQSQHWGLLNQWYSKAPYFNLYKEFFKDFYLGKNWKSLSELNQYLISKISKDFLGLQTKFIDSRLFNLKGVREERLLKLLEKVEAQHYVTGPAARNYLEPAHFAQNGMTLEFKDYSSYVEYPQLHPPFVHEVSIVDLLFNCGPQTAEFIWGKSST; encoded by the coding sequence ATGCAGAAAAAAACAGCTGTTATTCAATCAAATTATCTCCCCTGGAAGGGTTACTTCGACATCATTCATGATGTTGAAGTCTTCGTGTTTTACGATGATGTGCAATTCACAAAAAATGACTGGCGAAACCGTAATAAGATCAAGACAGACAAAGGTGCTAGTTGGCTGACCATACCCGTTGGAAAAGACATCAACCGCCTCATTTGTGAAGTAGAACTGAGCACTCATGAATGGCAATCTCAGCATTGGGGCCTTTTAAATCAGTGGTATTCAAAAGCGCCCTATTTCAATTTATATAAAGAGTTTTTTAAAGATTTCTATCTAGGAAAAAATTGGAAATCTCTTTCAGAGTTAAACCAGTATCTTATTTCTAAGATCTCAAAAGATTTTTTAGGACTTCAAACAAAATTTATAGATTCGAGATTATTCAACCTCAAGGGTGTGAGAGAAGAGCGCTTATTAAAACTTTTAGAGAAAGTCGAAGCTCAGCACTATGTCACTGGCCCGGCGGCCCGTAATTATTTAGAGCCAGCACACTTCGCTCAAAATGGAATGACTTTAGAATTCAAAGACTACTCCTCGTATGTGGAATATCCGCAACTTCATCCGCCATTTGTGCATGAGGTTTCTATTGTTGATCTTCTTTTCAACTGTGGTCCTCAAACGGCTGAGTTTATTTGGGGAAAATCTAGCACCTAG